In Planctomycetaceae bacterium, the DNA window GATGTGTATTTTTCTGCAACCCCAATAGAAATGGCCACTTACGTGAATCGCAAGTGGCCATTTTCGATGGAGGCGGCGGGAATCGAACCCGCGTCCTGTTGTCCCTCAGCCAAAGCCTCTACGTGTGTAGTTCGTTGATTAATTTCGCAACGACGAGGTTCCCCGAACAAGACCGTTCGTCACTAGGTCACAACAAATCTCGCATCAAACGTAGCGACCAATGGATTGATGCCAGCCCGAATTTGTAACCAGCGGTCGGCTCCTCAGGCGGAGATCCTTAGGCTGGGACAGCTTTTATTAAGCTGCCAGAGAGTACTGCGGTTTTGCAGTTATTTTTTGATCAGCTTTTTACGAGGCCAACTGATCAACCTCGACACGCCACCCTGACTTATGGTAACCCAGTCAAATCCGATCGCCCCCTGAAGATAAAACCACAAGAACCCTGACTACCGTCGCAACCCTTCGACTGCGCGGCACCACCTCAGTATACCTGCGACTATCGGCTTGAAAAGCAGCTTCCCTGATTAGTTTCCAGTAGAGAAGCAAGAATCGAACCTACGATCGTTGGCAACCTGTGGAAATGGTCAATCTTCGTTGCGAGACGTGTGTTCCCAGCCAAGTGGCGGCAGATTGCGGATGTCCCCATTTGGCAAGACCAGCCTGCAACCCAATTCGGCCTGAACCGTGCCAATTCGGATCAGCTGTTGTCCGAGAGAACTTGATTGGATATCCCGCCAGCTCGATTGTGGCATCGTTACCAGCAGTTCGAAGTCTTCCCCATCCTGGAAAGCAGCAGTCTGAGCTCGCGTATCTGCGCTTAACTCTGTCCGGTCGCCTTGACGGGATCGGGCTTGTTCCAGAGCGTCGGAATGAATGGGAATACAATCCAGTTCAAGTTGTGCGCCCACTTGGCTTGCTTCACAGAGCCGATGCAGGTCGATGGCCAGACCATCAGAAATATCCATGGCGCTGTTCACGCAACCGGCACCCGCAAGATCACGGGCAAGATCGAGTCGCGGAGTAAAGGTCAGGTGGCGGTCGGACAGGAGACTTCCACCCAACGGGCCCGAAACACAAATGACGTCGTCCGGCCGTGCACTCGACCTGAGGAACACCTGTGATGCCACGTACGGCACACCGGTCAGGCAGACATTGATCGCAAATGGACCGGTCCAGACATTGGTATCTCCTCCGGCAACGACAAAATCGAATTGCCTCGCGAGTTCATCGATGCCGTCGTAAATCTGTTCCGGAAACTTTATTGCTGGTGCAGAACTTTGTTTCGGAATGGCAATGGAAACAAAGGCCGCTGTCGGCCGACATCCCATGGCCGCCAGATCACTGAGATTGACTGCAACCGATTTTCGACCGACCAGAGACAGCGCATGTTGGCGAAGATCAAAGTGTACTCCGTCCAGCAGCATGTCTGTGACAACCACCTGCTGGTTGCCCGGCACATCAAGAACAGCGCCGTCATCACCGATACCAACCCGCACGGAATTGCTGGCGGGATAACGTCGGGCGAGTGAATGAATGAAATCTCGTTCGTGCACGAGGGCACCCTTTGGCAGGAAATGGTGATTGCGTGTGGCTATGCCCCAGGATTGTAACCACGGACAGCGACGTCATTCGATCCTGTCAGTAGTGCGCCGGTTCCTTCTGATCAGGAACCGCAATTCGTGAGCTCGTTTAGCTGTCCGTTAAAGAACCGGGAAAGGTGCGCAGAACGCCTGTGAACCGTCGTGTTTTAAGGTCTTCTGCTCGAGCCAGTCCGGTTCTTTAAGAGGCTGTCAGGATAGTCTTCCCATGTCGGCAGGGCCGGAAAAGTCGATGTAATCGTCAAAATCGCAGGTCTGAATTGCTCTTCCGAGACACTTGTCGAAGCGTTTGCCTCCGAAACTGGCCTAGCCTTCACGTGGGTGAAGTTGTCGGCAGGTGGTCGTAACGCAGAGAAATCTGTCGCGACCATTGAATCATGTTCGGCGATTTCCGGACGACAGGATTATTGGACACGAGTTCAATTCCAGATCAGGAAGACCAGAATGATAGCTCCGGCAACCGTGCAGGACATTTCCAAGGAAACCGAGGCAGACGACGTAAAACTTCGCCAGCTGGAAAGGCGGATTCTGGATTTGGAACGTGCCGCAAAGGGTGCAGCCGATCCCAACAAGATGAATCTGCTGGTCTTCGACTCAAGCCGCGATCGCCTGCTGGCTGCCTTTGTCATGGCAACGGGATCTGCCGCCTGCGGTATGGATGTAACAATGTTCTTCACGTTCTGGGGGACTGTGGCTCTGAAGAAGGATGCTGCCCAGATTGGCCCCAAATCGATGGTGGAACGCGCGTTCGGATGGATGCTGCCGCGCGGAGCATCGAGAACGGCACTATCGAAAATGAATATGTGCGGGCTGGGTGCGGCTTTGATGCGGCGAGAAATGAGGAAGAAGAAGATCGCCGACCTGAATGATTTGATTGCAAGCGCAGCGGAGCTTGGTGTGAAAATCCGGGTCTGCGAGATGTCCATGAATCTGATGGGAGTCCGGAGAAAAGAACTAATCGATTATCCCTCCCTCGAATACTGCGGCGTGGCTTCATTTTCAGAAATGGCCTCCCAGGCCAACACAACGCTGTTCATTTAACGAATTCTCTGCGTCGAAATTCCTCTCGCATGTCTACGTTCGACTCCCGCGACTCGATCAGCAAGCCTCGAAGTCAGATCACCAGTGTGCGTTCGCTGACGCACATGGAATCAGAACTTGACGCGTTATCGGAACTGTTGCAACCTCTGCTTCAGGCAGCATCATTACCGTCTGATGCTGGTGCGCGGGTCTCCAGTTGTCTGGAGCTGTTTCGCCAGGCAGCCAATGAAGCTGCGGAAGAACTGCGTATCGTTCAGAAAAAATCGGATGATCTGGCGCGGGCCCAGGCAGATGCACTTGTGTATTCCGCCGAAATCATTGACGAACTGGATGAAACACGGCAGCGACTTGCAGAAGCCCGGGCAATCGCGGAAGAGGCTGCACGAGACACCCAGAGACTGGCAGATACCGTCTTTGAATGCACACACGATGCTGTGTTGATAATGAAAGAGTCGTACTGTGTCGCCTGCAACGACAACGCCTGTTCATTAGTCGGGGACCGGGAAGAGATCATTGGAAAATGGCCCCCACGTTTCTCTCAGGCAATCCTTGAGACCGGTGAAGCTGCAAATGCCGATCTCATTGAATGTTACAACGCAGCGATGCAGGGAAATGTAAGAACAGTCGAAGTCGGTTTTACATCCGCGTCCGGTAACGATGTCTGGTGCGAAGTTACGATGACTGCATTTCATATGCAGAGCGGTGATCACGTCCTGGTGACTGTGCACGATATTACGAACCGAAAGCAATTTGAGCGTGAGTTACGGCGCCACCGTGACTTCCTTGACAACATCATAAACGCGGTGCCAGATCATCTGGTCGTAGGTAAGAGCGATAATGCACTGGTTGTCGCGAACGATGCCTTTTGTGAATCGTTTGGTTATCAACGGGATCAGGTGATTGGGCTTTCGATCGATGAAGTCAATCGAGTGTTCGCCCAGGACTCCA includes these proteins:
- a CDS encoding DsrE/DsrF/DrsH-like family protein: MIAPATVQDISKETEADDVKLRQLERRILDLERAAKGAADPNKMNLLVFDSSRDRLLAAFVMATGSAACGMDVTMFFTFWGTVALKKDAAQIGPKSMVERAFGWMLPRGASRTALSKMNMCGLGAALMRREMRKKKIADLNDLIASAAELGVKIRVCEMSMNLMGVRRKELIDYPSLEYCGVASFSEMASQANTTLFI
- the thiL gene encoding thiamine-phosphate kinase, producing MHERDFIHSLARRYPASNSVRVGIGDDGAVLDVPGNQQVVVTDMLLDGVHFDLRQHALSLVGRKSVAVNLSDLAAMGCRPTAAFVSIAIPKQSSAPAIKFPEQIYDGIDELARQFDFVVAGGDTNVWTGPFAINVCLTGVPYVASQVFLRSSARPDDVICVSGPLGGSLLSDRHLTFTPRLDLARDLAGAGCVNSAMDISDGLAIDLHRLCEASQVGAQLELDCIPIHSDALEQARSRQGDRTELSADTRAQTAAFQDGEDFELLVTMPQSSWRDIQSSSLGQQLIRIGTVQAELGCRLVLPNGDIRNLPPLGWEHTSRNED